The window GGCGACTACCGCTCACGTTCGCTGCGGACGCTGCGCGCGGGTGGACTGCTGGTGTCGATCCTGCCGTCCGGGTCCCCGGAGCTCGCCGAGGAGGCGAAGGGGCTCGGCGTGCGGGCGGTGGAGATGCTCGTGGAGGCCGACCAGGCCGCGATGAGCGCGATCGCCGGACTCGTCGCCGCGGGACGGCTTCGCGCCACGGTCGCCGAGGTGTTCCCGCTGGCCGAGGCCGCGAAGGCGCACGCACTGGGCGACACCGGGCGGACCGTCGGGAAGCTCGTTCTTCAGGTTCGGTAGGGCCGCGCGGGGCGCGGGGTGACAGTGGAGGGCGACCGGCGGGCCGTTGTGGCCGGCCGCCGTCCACCCGCGGCGCCGCGTGACGCCGCGCCCCCGCGCCCCTCAGGGGCTCGCCGCCGCGAGCCCGGTCGTCTCAGGAGAACGTGAGCACGGGCTTGATGGCCTTGCCCGCGGCCATGTCCTGGACGGCCTGGCCGATGTCCTCGAACGCGTAGGTGCTGATCAGCCTCTCCAGCGGCAGCCGGCCCTCGCGGACCAGCCTCACCAGGGCCGGGATCGCCGCCTGGGTCTCCTGGTCGCCGAGCGTCAGGCCCACCAGCCGTTTGCCGCCGAGCATTCCGTTGACGTCCAGAGCGACCTCGGACCCGAAGGGCGGGGCGCCGACGATCACGGCCGTACCGCGAGCGGCCAGTGCGTCCACTCCCTTGCGGAGGACCATGACGCTGCCCGTGGTCTCGACGACCCCGTCGGCCCCGGCCCCGCCCGTGATCAGCCCGACTGCCTCGACGATGTCCGCCTCATTGGCGTTCACCGTGTGTGTGGCGCCCAACTCCTTGGCCAGCACGAGCCGTTCGGCCACCTTGTCGACGGCGATCACCGTGGTCGCGGGCGTCAGCGCCGCGGCCATCACCGCCGACAGGCCGACCGCGCCGGCGCCGAGGATCACGAGCGTGTCCCCCGTGCGGGGTTCCAGGACGTTCCACACGGCGCCGACACCGGTCTGCACTCCGCAGCCCAGGGGCGCGAGGGACTCCAGCGGCAGATCCCTGTCGACCTTGACGAGACTGCGCTCGTCCACCAACGCCCGCTCGGCGAAGGAGGACTGGCCGAAGAAGTGGCCGCCCAGCGGCACTCCGTCGCGGCTGATGGTGGCGGAGCCGTCCGCGCGGCGGCCGCCGAGGAGGTTCAGCGGCAGCCAGGTGGCGCAGTACGCCGGGTGGCCGTCGCGGCAGTTGCGGCACGAGCCGCAGGACGTGAAGGACAGGACGACGTGGTCACCGGGCTCCACACCGGTGACGTCCGGTCCGACGGCCTCGACGATCCCCGCCCCCTCGTGTCCGAGGACGCCGGGCAGCGGGAAGGGCAGGCCGCCGCTCGCGACCCCGAGGTCGGTGTGACACAGACCGGCGGCCACGATGCGGACCAGGGCCTCATGCGCGCGGGGCTCGTCGAGTTCGACGTCGGCGAGGGTGAAGGGTGCTCCCCCGGACTCGACCACGGCCGCGCGAGTGGTGGTGGACATGCTGCGAACTCCCTGAATCGATGGTGGACCTGCGGGGCCGCTCAGTCGAGCGAGACGACGACGGACTTGACCTTGGTGTAGGAGGCGAGCCCCTCGGGCCCGTACTCACGGCCGAAGCCGGAGGCCTTGACCCCGCCGAAGGGCACCGCGGGGTCGAGCATCGCCCAGTCGTTGATCCACACGATGCCCGCCTGGAGCCTGTCGGCGACGCGGTGCGCTCGGGTGAGGTCGGTGGTCTGCAGGCCCGAAGCCAGGCCGTACGGCGTGGAGTTGGCCAGCTCGACGGCCTCGTCCTCGGAGTCGAAGGGCTGCACGGTGAGGACCGGACCGAAGATCTCCTCCTGGACGACCCGGGAGTCGTTCGCCAGGCCGGCGATGACGGTGGGCTTGTAGTAGAAGCCGCCGTTCAGGTCGAGGCGCTCACCGCCGCACACGATGCGGCCACCCTCCTTGCGGGCCAGTTCGACGTACTCCTCGACCTTCTCCAGGTGCCGCAGGCCCGCCATCGGCCCGACGACGGTCCCGGGATCGCGGGGGTCGCCGACCGGGACGCCGGGGACGGCCTCGGCGAGGATGCCGACGACGGTGTCGTACAGCGGGCGCGCGACGAGCAGGCGCGGCCCGCCCATGCAGAACTGGCCGGTGTTGAAGACGAATCCCTTGATGACGGCGCCGATGGCCTTCTCGACGTCGGCGTCCTCGAAGACGATGTGCGCCGCGTTGCCGCCGAGCTCCATGGTGACCGGCTTCAGGCCCTCACCCGCGATGCTCGCCGCGTGCCGGCCGACCGCCGTCGACCCGGTGAAGGCGATCTTGTCGATGCCGGGATTGCGCAGCAGCGCCTCTCCCGCGACCGGTCCCGTGCCGGTGACGACGTTGTAGACACCGTCCGGCACACCCGCCTTCTTCAGCAGGCCGGCCATGTAGAGGGCGCTGAGCGGGGTCTCCTCGGCGGGCTTGTGCACGACCGTGTTCCCGGCCGCCAGGGCCGGGGCGATCTTCGAGCCGGAGAGGATCAGCGGGAAGTTGAAGGGCGTGATCGCGGCGACCACGCCGATCGGGCCGCGCCGGGTGTAGGCGAGACCGTTGAGCGGGGTGTCGCGGGTCGCGCCGTCCAGGGTCCAGGCGAGGGAGGCGTAGTACTCGTAGTCGTTGGCCGCGTTCGTCACGTCGACGGCGTGGCAGAGCGTGATCGGCTTGCCGACGTCCCGGCTCTCCAGGGCCGCGATGTCGTCGGCGTTCTCCCGGATCAGCTCGGCCACACGGTGCAGCACCCGTCCGCGCTCGCGGCCGCTCAGGCCGGCCCAGGGGCCGTTGGTGAAGGCGTCGCGTGCGGCCCGTACCGCGGCGTCGACGTCGACCGCGCCCGCCTCGGCGACCGTCGTGACCACCTGTCCCGTGGACGGGTCGATCACGTCGGTACGCGCCCCGTCGGCCGCCTCGCGCCACTGTCCGCCGATGAACAGCTGCCCGGGGCCACTCTCGAAGGTGGTCGTCATTGCCCACTCCTCAGCTTTGATCGCCAAGATTTCAACAAACAGGATTCCTGTTGGTCCGCAGTCTCATTACAGACAGGTTTCCTGTCAATGCCTTAGGCTGAACCCATGGTCGTCACCAAGGCACCCCCGTCGCTCCTCTACATGGTCAAGCAGGTCGAACTCGTCGTGCGTTCCCACCTTGACGAGTTGCTGAAGCCGGCGGGGATCACAGCGCTGCAGTACACCTCGCTCACCGTCCTGGAGCGGCACGACGGCCTGTCCGCGGCGCAGCTCGCACGGGACTCGTTCGTGACGGCGCAGTCCGTGGCCGACGTGGTCCGCGCCCTGGAGACCCGCGGTCTCGTACGGCGCGAGCGCAATCCGCGCAACCGCCGCGAGCTGCTGATCCTTCTCACCGAGTCTGGCCGCGATCTGCTCTCGCGGCACGCCGAGCCCGTACGACGGCTGGAGGAGCGGATGGTCAGCGATCTCACCGCGCACCAGACGGACCAGTTCCGGCAGGCGCTCTCGAAGGCATGGCAGGCGCTGTCCTAGGACCCGGGGGCGCACCACGGGGCGCATCCGGATCGCGACACGTCTCTTAAATGACAGACATATGTCAATCGAACATGCTGAAATTCGCTCCAACGAGGGTAACTTGCTGAGTGAGGGTCGGTGGAGCGGCCTGCTGCCGTGCCACGCCGCTTCCACGCTCACGGAACGACGTCACCCTGGCCCCCGGTGACCCAGTAGGAGGTGATGTCGTCGTGCGCCACGACTCCGCGCCGCTCTCCGGGCATCTGCGCGTGCACGAGGACCGCGGACACACCGTGCTGGAGTTCCACGGCGAGATCGACATCATCGCGGCGCTGGACATCATCCCGGCCCTGGACGCTGCGACGGGACGCCCGGCCGCCCAGGTCGTCCTCGACCTCCGGCACATCGAGTTCTTCGACTGCTCGGGCCTGCGTCTGCTGTACCGGGCCAGGCGCCGGGTCCTCGCCCACGGCGGCCGCCTGCACCTGGTGTGCACCCATCCGCTGACCCTGCGCATCCTGCACGTCACGGGGCTCGTCGAGGTCATGCCGCCGCTGTCGAGCCTGGACGAGGCCCTCGACCGCCCCGAGGCCGCCTCGGAGTCCTTATGACATCCCCCGTCCCGGCGCCCTGAGCCCCTCCGGTCCCGGCCGTCGCGGACGGAAAACCGGTTGCGCCCGGGCCGCACGAACGGGCCATGATGGCCCTTCACCCTTCCCTGCCCCAGGAGCACGAATGCGCCGTTTCCTCGGAACCCCTCGCCCCCGCCGGACGACAGTTCTCGAGGACCCGACCACACATGCCTTCCTTGAACACCCCGTACGTATCGGGGACTTCACGCACCCTGAACATCGGCATCCTGGCGCACGTCGACGCCGGTAAGACCAGCCTCACCGAGCGGCTGCTCTTCGACTCCGGTGTCACCGACCGGCTCGGCAGCGTCGACGCGGGCGACACCCGTACGGACGACGGCGCGATCGAGCGGCAGCGCGGCATCACCATCCGTTCGGCGGTCGCCGCGTTCACGGCCGGGGACGTACAGATCAACCTGATCGACACCCCCGGGCACTCCGACTTCATCGCGGAGGTCGAGCGAGCCCTGGAGGTCCTCGACGGAGCGGTGCTGCTGCTGTCCGCCGTGGAGGGTGTCCAGGCCCAGACCCGCGTGCTCATGAAGACCCTGCGGCGGCTCCGGCTGCCCACGCTCGTCTTCGTGAACAAGATCGACCGCCCCGGCGCTCGCGAGGAGGGCCTGCTCGACGACATCCGGCGCAGGCTGACCCCGCACATCGTCCCGCTCACGGGCGTGCGCGGCATCGGCACCGCACGCGCCGAGGTCGTGCCACGCCCTGTCGACGGACCGCGTACGACGGAGGCGCTCGCCGAGGCCGACCCCGCCGTCCTCGCGGCCGTCGTGGACGGCCCGCCGCCGACCGCCGACGACCTACGAGCGGCACTCGCCGCGCGAACCGCCGACGGCTCGCTGCATCCGGTCCTCTTCGGGTCGGCGCTCGGCGGCCAGGGCATCCCCCAACTCGTCGAAGCCCTGCCCCGGTTGATCCCGGCGCCGTCGGCGCCCGCCGCGCCGGACACGAGGGAGCCGCGCGGCACGGTCTTCGCCGTACGCACCCGTGCCGACGGCGGGCGAACCGCCTACCTTCGCCTGTTCGAGGGCGAGGTGACACAGCGTCAGCACCTCGCGTTCCTGCGGCGGGAGGCGGACGGCGGGGAGACGGAGGTGCCCGGCCGGGTTCTCGGGCTCGACGTGGTGGGGCGGCCGGGCCCGCTCACCGCCGGCAACATCGCCGCGGTGACCGGCCTGCCCGGCATCCGGGTCGGCGACCGCCTCGGGCGGGGCCCGGACCGCGCCCCGCAGTTCGCCGCCCCCACGCTGGAGACCGTGGTCCGCGCCCGCCGGCCCGAGCGCGCGGCGCCGCTGCGCGCGGCCCTGCTCGCCCTCGCCGACCAGGATCCGTTGATCCACGCACGGCCCGGGCCGGCCGGCAGCACCGCGCTGCTCCTGTACGGCGAGGTGCAGAAGGAGGTCCTCGCCGCGACGCTCCTGGAGGACTTCGGCGTCGAGGCCGAGTTCGAGCCGAGCCGGATCCGGTTCCTGGAGCGTCCGGTGGGCACCGGTGAGGCCTGCGAGGAGATCCAGCGGCACGGTCACGCCGGTTTCTGGGCGACGATCGGCCTTCGCGTCGAGCCGGGACCCCTCGGCAGCGGGACGGTCTTCACGTACGAGACCGAACTCGGCGCCCTGCCTCGCGCCTTCCACCAGGCCATCGAGGAGACCGTGCACACCACCCTCCTCGCCGGCGGCCCGCACGGGCGGCCGGTGACGGACTGCCGGGTCACGCTCGTCCGCTCCGGCTTCGTCGGGCCGATCAGCACGGCGGGCGACTTCCGCGGGCTCACGCCGGTGGTACTGCGCCGCGCCTTGGAGCACGCGGGAACACAGGTGTACGAGCCGTACCACTCCTTCGAGACCGAATTGCCCCTCGACGCGCTCGCCCCCGTCACGGCCCGGCTCGCCGCCTGTGCGGCGGACGTGGAGGAGATCACGGGCGGCGACACCTCGTGGCTGGTCACAGGGCAGGTTCCCGCCCGGCATGTGCGCGACATCGAACTGCGGCTGCCCGGACTCACCCATGGCGAAGGCGTCTGGTGGTCACGGCCCTCCGGAGACCGTCCGGTTCACCGGCGGGAACAGGACGGGGCTGACCGGCCGCGGGCGTCTTCGCGCGACGGACGGTGACAGAGGGTCAGGAGGTGGCCCGGCGCCGGTCGGACACTCCTGACACGCCCTGGACGCCGGGCCGCACCCCCGTCCACCGCCCACATCGTCCCGGAGTCAACCATCCGGCCAACGCGGCGGTCTGCCACGGCATTTGAGGGGCACAAGCAAAGGGGGAAGGAGGACGGTCCATATGACGACGTCCCTGAAGCGCATGCCCGGATGGGCGAAGGTCGTGAGCGCTGTCGTACTGGTTCTGGTGGTGCTCTTCGCAGGTCTGCGACTGAGCGTGCTGCCCGGGCTGGGCGACGTGTTCCGCGAGGACACCCACGACCGGACGGGCCCCACGCTCCTCAAGTCCATCCAGGACATCAGCCGTTACGACGCCGCCTCGGGCAACTTCCAGGTGGTGGTGGATCTCGAGAAGGACACCAAGTACCTGCCGGACTCCGTCCGCGGCACCCGCACCCTGTACGTGGGCGCGGGCACCGTCGACGCGTACGTCGACCTCGGAAAGATCCGCGACAAGGACGTGACGGTCAACAAGGACCGCACGTCGGCCACCCTCAATCTCCCCCACGCCGCCCTCGGCAAGCCCGCTCTCGACCCCGACCACTCGTATGCCGTCTCCAAGCAGCGCGGTCTCCTCGACCGGCTCGGCGACGTCTTCTCCGACAACCCGAACGACGAGCGGGCCGTCCAGCGGCTCGCCGCCCGGCACATCGGAGACGCCGCGAAGGACAGCG of the Streptomyces aurantiacus genome contains:
- a CDS encoding NAD(P)-dependent alcohol dehydrogenase; its protein translation is MSTTTRAAVVESGGAPFTLADVELDEPRAHEALVRIVAAGLCHTDLGVASGGLPFPLPGVLGHEGAGIVEAVGPDVTGVEPGDHVVLSFTSCGSCRNCRDGHPAYCATWLPLNLLGGRRADGSATISRDGVPLGGHFFGQSSFAERALVDERSLVKVDRDLPLESLAPLGCGVQTGVGAVWNVLEPRTGDTLVILGAGAVGLSAVMAAALTPATTVIAVDKVAERLVLAKELGATHTVNANEADIVEAVGLITGGAGADGVVETTGSVMVLRKGVDALAARGTAVIVGAPPFGSEVALDVNGMLGGKRLVGLTLGDQETQAAIPALVRLVREGRLPLERLISTYAFEDIGQAVQDMAAGKAIKPVLTFS
- a CDS encoding anti-sigma factor antagonist (This anti-anti-sigma factor, or anti-sigma factor antagonist, belongs to a family that includes characterized members SpoIIAA, RsbV, RsfA, and RsfB.); its protein translation is MRHDSAPLSGHLRVHEDRGHTVLEFHGEIDIIAALDIIPALDAATGRPAAQVVLDLRHIEFFDCSGLRLLYRARRRVLAHGGRLHLVCTHPLTLRILHVTGLVEVMPPLSSLDEALDRPEAASESL
- a CDS encoding MarR family winged helix-turn-helix transcriptional regulator; protein product: MVVTKAPPSLLYMVKQVELVVRSHLDELLKPAGITALQYTSLTVLERHDGLSAAQLARDSFVTAQSVADVVRALETRGLVRRERNPRNRRELLILLTESGRDLLSRHAEPVRRLEERMVSDLTAHQTDQFRQALSKAWQALS
- a CDS encoding aldehyde dehydrogenase family protein, with translation MTTTFESGPGQLFIGGQWREAADGARTDVIDPSTGQVVTTVAEAGAVDVDAAVRAARDAFTNGPWAGLSGRERGRVLHRVAELIRENADDIAALESRDVGKPITLCHAVDVTNAANDYEYYASLAWTLDGATRDTPLNGLAYTRRGPIGVVAAITPFNFPLILSGSKIAPALAAGNTVVHKPAEETPLSALYMAGLLKKAGVPDGVYNVVTGTGPVAGEALLRNPGIDKIAFTGSTAVGRHAASIAGEGLKPVTMELGGNAAHIVFEDADVEKAIGAVIKGFVFNTGQFCMGGPRLLVARPLYDTVVGILAEAVPGVPVGDPRDPGTVVGPMAGLRHLEKVEEYVELARKEGGRIVCGGERLDLNGGFYYKPTVIAGLANDSRVVQEEIFGPVLTVQPFDSEDEAVELANSTPYGLASGLQTTDLTRAHRVADRLQAGIVWINDWAMLDPAVPFGGVKASGFGREYGPEGLASYTKVKSVVVSLD
- a CDS encoding DUF4230 domain-containing protein, with translation MTTSLKRMPGWAKVVSAVVLVLVVLFAGLRLSVLPGLGDVFREDTHDRTGPTLLKSIQDISRYDAASGNFQVVVDLEKDTKYLPDSVRGTRTLYVGAGTVDAYVDLGKIRDKDVTVNKDRTSATLNLPHAALGKPALDPDHSYAVSKQRGLLDRLGDVFSDNPNDERAVQRLAARHIGDAAKDSELTTRAEENTTGMLKGLLGSLGFKEVRVTYGT
- the otr(A) gene encoding tetracycline resistance ribosomal protection protein Otr(A); this translates as MPSLNTPYVSGTSRTLNIGILAHVDAGKTSLTERLLFDSGVTDRLGSVDAGDTRTDDGAIERQRGITIRSAVAAFTAGDVQINLIDTPGHSDFIAEVERALEVLDGAVLLLSAVEGVQAQTRVLMKTLRRLRLPTLVFVNKIDRPGAREEGLLDDIRRRLTPHIVPLTGVRGIGTARAEVVPRPVDGPRTTEALAEADPAVLAAVVDGPPPTADDLRAALAARTADGSLHPVLFGSALGGQGIPQLVEALPRLIPAPSAPAAPDTREPRGTVFAVRTRADGGRTAYLRLFEGEVTQRQHLAFLRREADGGETEVPGRVLGLDVVGRPGPLTAGNIAAVTGLPGIRVGDRLGRGPDRAPQFAAPTLETVVRARRPERAAPLRAALLALADQDPLIHARPGPAGSTALLLYGEVQKEVLAATLLEDFGVEAEFEPSRIRFLERPVGTGEACEEIQRHGHAGFWATIGLRVEPGPLGSGTVFTYETELGALPRAFHQAIEETVHTTLLAGGPHGRPVTDCRVTLVRSGFVGPISTAGDFRGLTPVVLRRALEHAGTQVYEPYHSFETELPLDALAPVTARLAACAADVEEITGGDTSWLVTGQVPARHVRDIELRLPGLTHGEGVWWSRPSGDRPVHRREQDGADRPRASSRDGR